The Variovorax sp. S12S4 genome includes the window GCGGCGCCTCAGAAAAAGTAGCGCATGGACGCGCCGACCTGCGTGCGCGGCTGCGGCGACACCAGCAAGCCGGCCGCGGTGCCGTAGGCGATGTCGCTCGCAAACCGCCGCGGCTGAAAGATCGCGAACACCGAGAACTGGAACTGCTGCCAGTCGTAGGTTGCCTTCAGGTCGTAGCGCGTATAGGTCGGCATGGTTCGCAGCTGGGTCTGCGGCGTGCCTTCGTAGTACGGATTGCCGGAGGTCAGATAGGCGTCGGCATTGACGGTGAGCCGGCCTTCGCCGAGACGCCGGCGGTACTCCGCCCCCAGCTTGACCTGGTGCCGCGGCACCGACAGCCGCTCGCCGGTGTTGGGCAGCGGGTTGTTGACGCGCGCCTCGAGCACGCGGCCGTAGCTGCCGTAGACCGACCATGCACTGTCGATCCGCAGCCGCGATTCGAGCTCGAAGCCCTTGCGCGTGGTCTCGCCCACAGACTTGAACGAGCCGTCCACCTGGGCGACGATTTCGTCCTGGTTGAGCGTGTGATAGACCACGCCCGATGCGCTCCACGAGGCGGTGGGCGACACCGTGAAACCCAGGTCGTGGGACTTGACCTTCGAAGGCGCCACATCGAACACCGTGCCGCCGCGCGCGCCCAACGGCCCGGTCGCGCCGCTGCCGCTGATCTGCTCTGCGGCGGGCGATCGAAAGCCCTCGGCAATGTTGGCGAAGATGTCTAGCTTCGGCGTCACGCTCCACACCGCACCGATCTTCGGTGTCGTCACGGCACTGGTGTAGTCGGTGGAGGCGGCGGGCAGTTTGCGGTTCCCGATGTCGTAGTCGAACCAGTCGCGCCGCACGCCGCCGACCAGCTTGAAGTTCTGCGCGAGCTTGTACTGCCCTTGGGCAAACAGGCCATAGGTCAACAGATCGAGCTCCTGGTTGTTGATGTAGCTGGCCGTCGGCACACCATTGCGCCAGACGCGGCGCAGCGCATCGCCCTTGTCGCGGCGCAGCTCGCCGCCCACGAAAAGCGAGGCCGCATCGCCGAAGACGAAGTTCTGCGCCAGCCGCCCGCCGTAGAAGTGGCGGTCGTCCTCGCCCACTGTTTGCAGAACGCTGCTCGTCGAGGTGCCGCGCACCCGTTCGAAAGTCTCGCCATAGGCCGTGGCGTACCAGCCTGCCTCGCCGCTGGCCGGTGTGCGATTGAAGACCAGTGCCGTGCGTTCGCCGCTGCCAAAGCCCGGCAGGTTGAATTGGGTCGATCGGGGGTCCACAGTGCCGCGCTGCAGATCGGGCAGCAGCAGGTAGCCGGGCGCTCTCGACTCGGAGCGGTAGTGGTTCACGCGCAGGCTGTACAGGCCATCGCCCAGCTGGGTCGAAAGCTTCCAGAACAGGTTGTCCCGCTCGATGCGGCCATCGCGCCGGTAGCTGTCGGTGCGGTAGGCATCGGCGATGAAGAGCGACTGCACGTCGTTGAAGCGGTTGGACAGCACCAGCGACCCGCGGCGCCCGCCGTAGCTTTCGAGCGAGACTCCGAAGCTCGACGACGCGGGAACCGTTTGCGTCGTGATGCCCACTGCGCCGGCGCGGTTCTGGTCCCCGTACAACGCCGAGACCGGCCCCTTGATCACGTCGATGCGACCGATCATGTCGGGCGTCAGCCATTCAAGGAAAGCCGGTCCGTGGCCTGCGCCGGCCTGGCTCGACGGCATGTTCTGGGGCACGCCGTCCACGTACACCGCGGTGTCCGCGCCGTGCGTTCCCTGCGTGGCGAAACCGCGCATGCGAAAGCCGTTGCCCGTGTCGCCCTGGTCGATGTTGTTGGCGACCACGCCGGGTACGCGGCGAAAGATGTTCGAGATGTCCCGCCCGACGTTGAGCGTGCCGAGCTCTTCGGGCGTGATGACCGTCACGCCCGCGGGCAGGCCGGTGCTGTCGGCGGTGACTTGCGTGCGCTTGCCTTGAAGGTCGACGCGGTCGCCTTCGGCGGTCACGCGCACTTCGTTCAGCGTGCCGGCCGGCGCTTGCGTCTGCGCTGAAGCGAGCAGGGGCGTCGCAAGCGCGAATGCGAAAGCCATGGGTGCCCGGCACCCCAGAGATGGTGAGTTCATGAAAGGAGGAAAGAAGACGTCAGGCAGCAGCTACGCTGGCGCGCGGCCAGCGTCTGCAACGAACTCGGACAGGCCGCGCTGCTTGCGCGGCGGCCTCAGACGCTCTGTGGCGGGCCCCGAGGCGAGGCGCCCCGATACACGGGGGCTGCAATGACGTGCGCCGGCGCCTGGCGCTGGCGCTGGAGACGTGCAGGCGGTGGGCTGGCCGGCAGCTCAGGCCTGGAAGCCAGCAGCACCTGGTGGGCGTGCGCCATGCATCCGCTGCAATGGCAGGGCGCCTCGCCACCTTCGTTGCCGTCGTCTTCGCTTCCGCCATCCGCGCTGTGGAGATGCTGGAAATGCCCGGACGCCGAAGCCTGATGTCCGGCCCCCGTTTCCGCACCATGCGGCGTGCCCGCGCCCGCGTTGATGAACGCGACCGCAAGAACCAGCCAGAGAAGAAAACGAGAAATGCGCATGGCGGAAAAGCGTGGATCATAGCGACGAACCCGCTAATTGCAAATCCATTCTCATTTGCGATTACCATCGGCGCGTGGAACGTCATACACGCCAACGCGATGCGGTGCTGACCGCGCTGTCCGACAGCCGGCGGTCTCTTACCCCGCAGGAGATCTGCGAGCTTGCGCAGCGCTCGGTCCCACGCCTGAGCCTTTCAACGGTCTATCGGCAGCTGAAGAGCCTGCTGGAGGACGGCGAAATCGTGGGCGTC containing:
- a CDS encoding TonB-dependent receptor, which encodes MAFAFALATPLLASAQTQAPAGTLNEVRVTAEGDRVDLQGKRTQVTADSTGLPAGVTVITPEELGTLNVGRDISNIFRRVPGVVANNIDQGDTGNGFRMRGFATQGTHGADTAVYVDGVPQNMPSSQAGAGHGPAFLEWLTPDMIGRIDVIKGPVSALYGDQNRAGAVGITTQTVPASSSFGVSLESYGGRRGSLVLSNRFNDVQSLFIADAYRTDSYRRDGRIERDNLFWKLSTQLGDGLYSLRVNHYRSESRAPGYLLLPDLQRGTVDPRSTQFNLPGFGSGERTALVFNRTPASGEAGWYATAYGETFERVRGTSTSSVLQTVGEDDRHFYGGRLAQNFVFGDAASLFVGGELRRDKGDALRRVWRNGVPTASYINNQELDLLTYGLFAQGQYKLAQNFKLVGGVRRDWFDYDIGNRKLPAASTDYTSAVTTPKIGAVWSVTPKLDIFANIAEGFRSPAAEQISGSGATGPLGARGGTVFDVAPSKVKSHDLGFTVSPTASWSASGVVYHTLNQDEIVAQVDGSFKSVGETTRKGFELESRLRIDSAWSVYGSYGRVLEARVNNPLPNTGERLSVPRHQVKLGAEYRRRLGEGRLTVNADAYLTSGNPYYEGTPQTQLRTMPTYTRYDLKATYDWQQFQFSVFAIFQPRRFASDIAYGTAAGLLVSPQPRTQVGASMRYFF
- a CDS encoding DUF2946 family protein; this translates as MRISRFLLWLVLAVAFINAGAGTPHGAETGAGHQASASGHFQHLHSADGGSEDDGNEGGEAPCHCSGCMAHAHQVLLASRPELPASPPPARLQRQRQAPAHVIAAPVYRGASPRGPPQSV